CCATGTATTTGTCCCTCCTTTAAATTAAAATTCTAATCCGCTTTCTCTTGCTGCTTCAGCTAATGCTTTAACACGTCCGTGATATAAATATCCTCCACGGTCAAATACGATTTCTTTAATGCCTTTGTCAGCAGCTTTTTTAGCAATTGCTTCACCGACTTTAGTTGCTAATTCAACTTTAGTTGCTGTAGTAGCAATGTCGCTGTCTTTTGAAGAAGCTTGAGCTAATGTTACGCCTTTATTATCATCAATAATTTGAGCGTAGATATGCTTGTTTGAACGATATACGTTTAAACGTGGCTTTTCAGCTGTACCTGATAAGTTAGTACGAACACGAGCATGTCTTTTTAAACGCACTTTATTTTTATCAATTTTACTGATCATTTCAATACTCCTTTCTTTAGAGTTTATCTATTATTTACCAGTTTTACCTTCTTTACGGCGAACGTATTCACCTTGGTAACGAATACCTTTACCTTTGTAAGGCTCTGGAGGTCTTACTGAACGGATGTTAGATGCTAATGCTCCAACTTGTTCTTTTGAAATACCTTCAACTTTAACGACTGTGTTTTTCTCAACTGAGAAAGTAATGTTTTCTTCAGCTTTAATTTCTACTGGGTGAGAATAACCAACGTTAAGGATTAAGTCTTTACCTTGCATTTGAGCACGGTAACCTACACCAACAAGTTCAAGTACTTTTACGTATCCTTGAGAAACACCTTGTACCATATTGTTTAATAAAGCACGAGTTGTACCATGGTTTGTTCTATCTTCTTTAGAATCAGATGGTCTTACAACTTCAATTGTGTTTTCTTCTTGTTTGAATGTCATTCTTTCATTTAAAGTTCTTGATAATTCACCTTTAGGACCTTTAACAGTTACATGATTTCCATCAAAAGT
The genomic region above belongs to Staphylococcus aureus and contains:
- the rplR gene encoding 50S ribosomal protein L18 translates to MISKIDKNKVRLKRHARVRTNLSGTAEKPRLNVYRSNKHIYAQIIDDNKGVTLAQASSKDSDIATTATKVELATKVGEAIAKKAADKGIKEIVFDRGGYLYHGRVKALAEAARESGLEF
- the rplF gene encoding 50S ribosomal protein L6, which gives rise to MSRVGKKIIDIPSDVTVTFDGNHVTVKGPKGELSRTLNERMTFKQEENTIEVVRPSDSKEDRTNHGTTRALLNNMVQGVSQGYVKVLELVGVGYRAQMQGKDLILNVGYSHPVEIKAEENITFSVEKNTVVKVEGISKEQVGALASNIRSVRPPEPYKGKGIRYQGEYVRRKEGKTGK